In a single window of the Acetivibrio clariflavus DSM 19732 genome:
- a CDS encoding family 43 glycosylhydrolase, which produces MKKVCAALITAFLISALCGSSMRAAELMYGDLNDSKSVDSIDYAIMKSYLLGMRSLTGDALTAADVNGDGSVNSIDYAIMKQYLLGIISVFPASEQVTPTPQVTLPPVPEFKYVTVHDPSIIKTNDTYYIIGSHLAAAKSKDLIRWEQISNGVSNSNPLMPNVYIKLKTAFEWAETDTLWAGDWIQLKNGKYYMYYCMCKGDSPRSALGVAVSDNIEGPYEDLGIILKSGMWGQKSEDGTVYDATKHPNVVDPHVFYDKDGKLWMVYGSYSGGIFILKMDENTGKPVFGQGYGKRLLGLNHSRIEGAFIQYSPETDYYYMFLSFGGLDASGGYNIRVCRSKNPDGPYVDSSGKNMINCHGANGTMFDDKSIEPYGAKLMGNFYFADSKLGYVSPGHNSTYYDEVTNKYFIVFHTRFPGRGEEHQVRVHQMFINSDGWHVIAPHQYAGETIGKYTLDEVSGTYAYINHGTDISASVKSSSKIFLNKDGTVSGSVSGRWNLIGDNKITLTIGGVEYNGVVLKQYDAGLKKFVMTFTALQKGGNTAIWGSGL; this is translated from the coding sequence ATGAAAAAAGTTTGTGCTGCTCTTATTACTGCCTTTTTGATTTCTGCTTTATGCGGTAGTAGCATGCGTGCAGCAGAGTTAATGTATGGTGATTTAAATGACAGCAAGTCTGTAGATTCGATAGATTATGCAATTATGAAATCTTATTTGCTGGGGATGAGATCATTAACGGGGGATGCCCTTACGGCAGCAGATGTAAATGGGGACGGCTCGGTTAATTCCATAGATTATGCAATAATGAAACAGTATTTGTTAGGGATTATTTCAGTTTTTCCTGCATCCGAGCAAGTTACTCCAACACCTCAGGTTACTCTTCCTCCGGTTCCGGAGTTTAAATATGTAACAGTACATGACCCTTCAATAATTAAAACAAATGATACGTATTATATTATTGGCTCTCATCTTGCAGCAGCAAAGAGCAAAGACTTAATCCGGTGGGAACAGATTTCTAACGGTGTCAGCAATTCAAATCCATTAATGCCCAATGTATACATAAAACTGAAAACAGCCTTCGAGTGGGCTGAAACTGATACATTGTGGGCAGGAGATTGGATTCAGCTTAAGAATGGAAAATACTATATGTATTATTGCATGTGTAAAGGGGATTCACCAAGGTCTGCGCTGGGTGTAGCTGTATCCGATAATATTGAGGGACCTTATGAAGATTTGGGAATTATACTGAAATCAGGTATGTGGGGACAGAAGAGTGAGGATGGTACAGTTTATGACGCAACAAAACATCCTAATGTTGTTGATCCTCATGTCTTCTATGATAAGGATGGCAAACTTTGGATGGTATACGGTTCTTATTCGGGAGGTATTTTCATTTTGAAAATGGATGAAAATACCGGTAAACCTGTTTTCGGTCAGGGATATGGAAAGAGGTTGTTAGGATTAAATCACAGCAGAATAGAGGGGGCATTTATTCAGTATAGCCCTGAGACCGACTATTACTATATGTTTTTGAGTTTTGGCGGACTTGATGCCAGTGGCGGTTATAACATCAGGGTATGCCGTTCAAAGAATCCCGATGGACCCTATGTAGACAGTTCAGGTAAAAATATGATTAACTGTCATGGTGCTAACGGAACCATGTTTGATGACAAATCAATTGAGCCTTATGGTGCTAAATTGATGGGCAATTTTTACTTTGCAGACAGTAAATTAGGCTATGTATCGCCGGGGCATAACTCTACCTATTATGATGAAGTTACAAACAAGTATTTTATAGTATTTCATACCCGTTTTCCCGGAAGGGGAGAAGAACACCAGGTTAGAGTACATCAAATGTTTATAAATTCCGACGGATGGCATGTAATTGCACCTCACCAATATGCAGGGGAGACTATTGGAAAATACACTTTAGATGAAGTCAGTGGTACTTATGCTTACATAAATCACGGTACGGATATATCGGCCAGTGTAAAAAGTTCTTCAAAGATTTTCCTTAATAAAGATGGTACTGTTTCAGGAAGTGTAAGCGGTAGATGGAATCT
- a CDS encoding LrgB family protein, with amino-acid sequence MRELLCNSTYFGVLISLIGYGLGVILKRKFKKAVFNPLLVSIVFVIAVLLVLGVDYESYNNSAKYLSYLLTPATVCLAIPLYQQLELLKGNYRAILGGIVSGALASFLSVFALAKLFNLTHQQYVTLLPKSITTAIGMGVSQELGGIVTITVSVIIITGVLGNIMAELVCKLFRIKEPVAKGIALGTSSHAIGTVKAMEMGEVEGAMSSLAIAVTGLVTVIGASFFANLM; translated from the coding sequence ATGAGAGAACTATTATGCAATTCGACATATTTTGGTGTGTTGATAAGTCTTATTGGATACGGACTTGGAGTAATACTAAAAAGAAAATTTAAAAAAGCAGTATTTAATCCCCTTTTGGTGTCAATTGTTTTTGTTATTGCTGTTTTATTGGTTTTAGGTGTTGATTATGAGAGTTACAATAATAGTGCCAAGTATTTAAGTTATCTTTTGACTCCGGCAACGGTTTGCCTGGCAATACCGTTATACCAGCAGCTTGAGCTTTTAAAAGGCAATTACAGAGCAATTTTAGGAGGAATTGTATCGGGCGCACTGGCCAGCTTTTTAAGTGTTTTTGCCTTAGCCAAGTTATTTAATTTGACTCACCAGCAATATGTTACATTACTGCCTAAGTCAATTACAACAGCAATAGGCATGGGGGTATCCCAGGAACTTGGAGGTATTGTAACAATAACTGTTTCTGTAATTATTATAACCGGTGTTTTGGGGAATATAATGGCTGAGTTGGTGTGCAAGTTATTCCGTATAAAAGAGCCGGTTGCAAAGGGAATTGCCTTAGGCACATCGTCCCATGCAATAGGAACAGTAAAGGCCATGGAAATGGGGGAAGTGGAAGGAGCAATGAGCAGTCTTGCCATTGCAGTAACCGGTTTGGTTACTGTTATAGGTGCATCTTTTTTTGCCAATTTAATGTGA